From a single Piliocolobus tephrosceles isolate RC106 chromosome 21, ASM277652v3, whole genome shotgun sequence genomic region:
- the TGFBR3L gene encoding LOW QUALITY PROTEIN: transforming growth factor-beta receptor type 3-like protein (The sequence of the model RefSeq protein was modified relative to this genomic sequence to represent the inferred CDS: deleted 1 base in 1 codon), with product MALQPAQLLGCAGPRGRQGAHHRQGKRGAEPVMGESAAATASFFQRRWRGRGGRVTFPRGLKGSARFLSGPPFPPPLPPAPPFPAAPGPWLRRPLFSLKLSDTEDVFPHRAGPLEVPADSRVFVQAALARPSPRWGLALHRCSVTPSSRPAPGPALALLREGCPADTSVAFPPPPPPSPGATRPARFSFRLRPVFNASVQFLHCQLSRCRRLRGVRRAPAPLTPPPPPSRCLPQDEACAGTGSGSAEGLAADGLHLHTLTQPIVVTVPRPPPRPPKSVPGRAVRPEPPAPAPAALEPAPVVALVLAAFVLGAALAAGLGLVCAHSAPPAPGPLARASPSGPQPRRPQ from the exons ATGGCTCTGCAACCCGCTCAGCTGCTGGGCTGTGCGGGTCCCAGGGGTCGTCAGGGAGCACATCACCGTCAGGGGAAACGTGGCGCGGAGCCCGTCATGGGTGAATCCGCCGCCGCAACTGCATCCTTTTTCCAAAGGCGGTGGCGGGGGCGAGGTGGTCGGGTCACTTTTCCCAGAGGCCTAAAGGGCAGCGCGCGTTTTCTCTCTGGGCCGCCCTTCCCCCCCCCA CTCCCGCCAGCACCCCCGTTCCCCGCGGCGCCCGGCCCCTGGTTGCGCAGACCCCTCTTCAGTCTGAAGCTGTCTGACACAGAGGACGTCTTTCCGCACCGCGCGGGGCCGCTCGAGGTCCCGGCCGACAGCCGCGTGTTCGTGCAG GCGGCCTTGGCCCGTCCCTCCCCGCGCTGGGGCCTGGCCCTGCACCGCTGCTCAGTGACGCCGTCCTCACGCCCGGCCCCGGGGCCCGCCCTGGCTCTGCTGCGCGAGGGCTGCCCCGCCGACACCTCTGTCGCCTtcccgccaccgccgccgccaaGCCCGGGTGCCACCCGCCCCGCGCGCTTCAGCTTCCGCCTGCGCCCGGTCTTCAACGCCTCGGTGCAGTTCCTGCACTGCCAGCTGAGCCGCTGCCGCCGCCTCCGGGGAGTCCGCCGGGCGCCTGCGCCTCtgacgccgccgccgccgccatcgCGG TGTCTGCCTCAGGACGAGGCGTGCGCCGGCACTGGCAGTGGCAGCGCCGAGGGTCTGGCTGCCGACGGCCTCCACCTGCACACGCTGACGCAGCCTATCGTGGTCACCGTGCCGCGGCCGCCCCCCA GGCCGCCCAAGAGTGTCCCCGGCCGCGCCGTGCGCCCTGAGCCTCCCGCGCCGGCCCCTGCGGCCCTGGAACCCGCGCCGGTGGTGGCGCTGGTGTTGGCAGCCTTCGTGCTGGGCGCCGCACTGGCCGCCGGGCTGGGCCTCGTCTGTGCACACTCAG CGCCCCCGGCTCCCGGCCCGCTCGCGAGAGCCTCGCCCAGCGGTCCCCAGCCCAGGAGGCCCCAGTGA
- the MAP2K7 gene encoding dual specificity mitogen-activated protein kinase kinase 7 isoform X3, with protein MAASSLEQKLSRLEAKLKQENREARRRIDLNLDISPQRPRPTLQLPLANDGGSRSPSSESSPQHPTPPARPRHMLGLPSTLFTPRSMESIEIDQKLQEIMKQTGYLTIGGQRYQAEINDLENLGEMGSGTCGQVWKMRFRKTGHVIAVKQMRRSGNKEENKRILMDLDVVLKSHDCPYIVQCFGTFITNTDVFIAMELMGTCAEKLKKRMQGPIPERILGKMTVAIVKALYYLKEKHGVIHRDVKPSNILLDERGQIKLCDFGISGRLVDSKAKTRSAGCAAYMAPERIDPPDPTKPDYDIRADVWSLGISLPCPSPSQVELATGQFPYKNCKTDFEVLTKVLQEEPPLLPGHMGFSGDFQSFVKDCLTKDHRKRPKYNKLLEHSFIKRYETLEVDVASWFKDVMAKTESPRTSGVLSQPHLPFFR; from the exons CCCTGCAGCTCCCGCTGGCCAACGATGGGGGCAGCCGCTCGCCATCCTCAGAGAGCTCCCCGCAGCACCCCACGCCCCCTGCCCGGCCCCGCCACATGCTGGGGCTCCCGTCAACCCTCTTCACGCCCCGAAGCATGGAGAG CATTGAGATTGACCAGAAGCTGCAGGAGATCATGAAGCAGACGGGCTACCTGACCATCGGGGGCCAG cgCTACCAGGCAGAAATCAACGACCTGGAGAACTTGGGCGAGATGGGCAGCGGCACCTGCGGCCAGGTGTGGAAGATGCGCTTCCGGAAGACCGGCCACGTCATTGCCGTTAAG CAAATGCGGCGCTCGGGGAACAAGGAGGAGAACAAGCGTATCCTCATGGACCTGGATGTGGTGCTCAAGAGCCATGACTGCCCCTACATTGTGCAGTGCTTTGGGACGTTTATCACCAAC ACGGACGTCTTCATCGCCATGGAGCTCATGGGCACCTGCGCCGAGAAACTCAAGAAGCGGATGCAGGGCCCCATCCCCGAGCGCATCCTGGGCAAGATGACAGTGGCG ATTGTGAAGGCGCTGTACTACCTGAAGGAGAAGCACGGTGTCATCCACCGCGACGTCAAGCCCTCCAATATCCTGCTGGACGAGCGGGGCCAGATCAAGCTCTGCGACTTCGGCATCAGCGGCCGCCTGGTGGACTCCAAAGCCAAGACGCGGAGCGCCGGCTGCGCAGCCTACATGGCG cccGAGCGCATTGACCCCCCAGACCCCACCAAGCCAGACTATGACATCCGGGCTGATGTATGGAGCCTGGGCATCTCGTTG CCCTGCCCGTCTCCCTCCCAGGTGGAGCTGGCAACAGGACAGTTTCCCTACAAGAACTGCAAGACGGACTTTGAGGTCCTCACCAAAGTCCTACAGGAAGAGCCCCCGCTTCTGCCCGGACACATGGGCTTCTCGGGGGACTTCCAGTCCTTCGTCAAAGATTG CCTTACTAAAGATCACAGGAAGAGACCAAAGTATAATAAGCTACTT GAACACAGCTTCATCAAGCGCTATGAGACGCTGGAGGTGGACGTGGCGTCCTGGTTCAAGGATGTCATGGCGAAGACTGAGTCACCGCGGACTAGCGGCGTCCTGAGCCAGCCCCACCTGCCCTTCTTCAGGTAG
- the MAP2K7 gene encoding dual specificity mitogen-activated protein kinase kinase 7 isoform X4 gives MAASSLEQKLSRLEAKLKQENREARRRIDLNLDISPQRPRPTLQLPLANDGGSRSPSSESSPQHPTPPARPRHMLGLPSTLFTPRSMESIEIDQKLQEIMKQTGYLTIGGQRYQAEINDLENLGEMGSGTCGQVWKMRFRKTGHVIAVKQMRRSGNKEENKRILMDLDVVLKSHDCPYIVQCFGTFITNTDVFIAMELMGTCAEKLKKRMQGPIPERILGKMTVAIVKALYYLKEKHGVIHRDVKPSNILLDERGQIKLCDFGISGRLVDSKAKTRSAGCAAYMAPERIDPPDPTKPDYDIRADVWSLGISLVELATGQFPYKNCKTDFEVLTKVLQEEPPLLPGHMGFSGDFQSFVKDCLTKDHRKRPKYNKLLEHSFIKRYETLEVDVASWFKDVMAKTESPRTSGVLSQPHLPFFR, from the exons CCCTGCAGCTCCCGCTGGCCAACGATGGGGGCAGCCGCTCGCCATCCTCAGAGAGCTCCCCGCAGCACCCCACGCCCCCTGCCCGGCCCCGCCACATGCTGGGGCTCCCGTCAACCCTCTTCACGCCCCGAAGCATGGAGAG CATTGAGATTGACCAGAAGCTGCAGGAGATCATGAAGCAGACGGGCTACCTGACCATCGGGGGCCAG cgCTACCAGGCAGAAATCAACGACCTGGAGAACTTGGGCGAGATGGGCAGCGGCACCTGCGGCCAGGTGTGGAAGATGCGCTTCCGGAAGACCGGCCACGTCATTGCCGTTAAG CAAATGCGGCGCTCGGGGAACAAGGAGGAGAACAAGCGTATCCTCATGGACCTGGATGTGGTGCTCAAGAGCCATGACTGCCCCTACATTGTGCAGTGCTTTGGGACGTTTATCACCAAC ACGGACGTCTTCATCGCCATGGAGCTCATGGGCACCTGCGCCGAGAAACTCAAGAAGCGGATGCAGGGCCCCATCCCCGAGCGCATCCTGGGCAAGATGACAGTGGCG ATTGTGAAGGCGCTGTACTACCTGAAGGAGAAGCACGGTGTCATCCACCGCGACGTCAAGCCCTCCAATATCCTGCTGGACGAGCGGGGCCAGATCAAGCTCTGCGACTTCGGCATCAGCGGCCGCCTGGTGGACTCCAAAGCCAAGACGCGGAGCGCCGGCTGCGCAGCCTACATGGCG cccGAGCGCATTGACCCCCCAGACCCCACCAAGCCAGACTATGACATCCGGGCTGATGTATGGAGCCTGGGCATCTCGTTG GTGGAGCTGGCAACAGGACAGTTTCCCTACAAGAACTGCAAGACGGACTTTGAGGTCCTCACCAAAGTCCTACAGGAAGAGCCCCCGCTTCTGCCCGGACACATGGGCTTCTCGGGGGACTTCCAGTCCTTCGTCAAAGATTG CCTTACTAAAGATCACAGGAAGAGACCAAAGTATAATAAGCTACTT GAACACAGCTTCATCAAGCGCTATGAGACGCTGGAGGTGGACGTGGCGTCCTGGTTCAAGGATGTCATGGCGAAGACTGAGTCACCGCGGACTAGCGGCGTCCTGAGCCAGCCCCACCTGCCCTTCTTCAGGTAG